One stretch of Deltaproteobacteria bacterium DNA includes these proteins:
- a CDS encoding aromatic ring-hydroxylating dioxygenase subunit alpha, which yields MITTEENDMMTKVGPGTPAGELLRRYWHPVAIAADLTPENPTMFLRRLGEDLVLFQTPKGEVGLLHDRCAHRGVSLSYGRVEERGIACAYHGWLYDINGNCLDTPAEPPESKFCLTIKQKAYPVQKLAGLYWAYFGPQPAPAMPKYDVWARTDGWHWLRALPQLDCNWLQAMENSVDTAHLHVLHQELVTDGFKVESTTRGTIDNLVDYGITEFTHGFIKRRVFKDGKVEEHPLLFPTVLRQANRTQIRVPIDDNHTWIVYVHFVPDSVQPRPANGEVPINYRKPFKNPPDARHPGTKHRLDEVDAQDFMAWETQGPVHDRTRERLAVSDHGVVQYREMLLREIKKVQQGEDPINFFRDLNHPIIDTKMEHSLKVGKAGGAAHLLPPKQ from the coding sequence ATGATTACCACTGAAGAAAATGACATGATGACCAAAGTCGGTCCCGGCACGCCGGCCGGAGAATTGTTGCGCCGCTATTGGCATCCGGTGGCGATCGCGGCGGACTTGACGCCGGAGAATCCGACGATGTTTCTGCGCCGGCTCGGCGAAGACTTGGTGCTGTTCCAAACGCCCAAGGGCGAAGTCGGATTGCTCCACGACCGCTGCGCCCATCGCGGTGTGTCGCTCTCCTACGGCCGCGTCGAAGAGCGCGGCATCGCCTGCGCCTATCACGGTTGGCTGTACGACATTAATGGTAACTGCCTCGATACGCCGGCGGAGCCGCCGGAAAGTAAATTTTGTCTGACGATCAAACAAAAGGCTTATCCAGTGCAAAAACTCGCCGGACTTTACTGGGCCTACTTCGGTCCGCAGCCGGCGCCGGCGATGCCCAAGTACGATGTCTGGGCGCGCACCGACGGCTGGCACTGGCTGCGCGCGTTGCCGCAGCTTGACTGCAATTGGCTGCAGGCGATGGAGAATTCCGTCGACACCGCGCACCTGCATGTTCTCCATCAGGAACTGGTTACCGACGGTTTCAAAGTCGAGAGCACGACGCGCGGTACGATCGACAATCTGGTCGATTACGGAATCACTGAATTCACTCACGGCTTTATCAAACGGCGAGTGTTTAAGGACGGCAAGGTCGAGGAACATCCGCTGCTGTTTCCCACCGTGCTGCGCCAGGCCAATCGCACGCAGATCCGCGTGCCCATCGACGACAATCATACTTGGATCGTCTACGTGCACTTCGTGCCGGATTCGGTTCAGCCGCGGCCGGCCAACGGCGAGGTGCCGATCAATTATCGCAAGCCGTTCAAGAATCCTCCGGATGCGCGCCATCCGGGCACCAAGCATCGTCTCGACGAGGTCGATGCGCAGGATTTCATGGCATGGGAAACTCAGGGACCGGTGCACGACCGCACCCGCGAACGTTTGGCCGTGTCGGACCACGGCGTGGTGCAGTATCGCGAAATGCTGCTGCGTGAAATTAAAAAAGTTCAACAGGGGGAAGACCCGATAAATTTTTTTCGTGACCTTAACCATCCGATCATAGACACCAAGATGGAACATTCATTGAAAGTGGGCAAGGCTGGGGGAGCCGCGCATCTCTTGCCGCCGAAACAGTGA
- a CDS encoding extracellular solute-binding protein, translated as MGVRKREYAVKSCTAAVTHASPLSHPFPFEAKGVGTLLRDEHMALALIIFAITIFFSVDASFAAESKPAWQVEWERTVKAAEAEGQLTVYIAGYAAVIEAGVFQRSFPKIKVTLVPGIGTQLAPRIVAERRAEKFLADVYNGGGTSLYQVLYLGKMLDPLRPALLLPEVTDSSKWWEGKHKYVDREASYMFVYEGNVSSGGSPAYNTQLINPKDYRSYWDFLNPKLKGKIGSIDIRKLRGVGPTIQYLYYHPEIGSEFMRRFYLEMDVAMSGDFRQAMDWLAAGKVAVLLPMQSSGTAKAKAQGLPVEEFDANHFKEGVNISSAYGQVALMNRAPHPNAAKVFVNWWLSREGQTTLQKTMSTPGDPKNSRRIDISKEHIPTAERRRDGMKYFDIDDPETKDINPAIKLIDEVFANKK; from the coding sequence ATGGGGGTGCGAAAGCGCGAGTACGCAGTGAAAAGTTGCACGGCTGCTGTGACCCATGCATCACCCCTATCCCATCCTTTCCCCTTCGAGGCGAAAGGGGTTGGAACGTTGCTACGTGATGAACATATGGCACTTGCCCTAATAATTTTTGCTATCACTATATTCTTTTCGGTCGATGCATCTTTCGCCGCCGAGTCCAAGCCGGCTTGGCAAGTCGAGTGGGAGCGGACCGTCAAGGCGGCGGAGGCGGAAGGCCAGCTGACTGTTTACATCGCCGGCTACGCGGCGGTCATCGAAGCCGGGGTGTTTCAAAGATCCTTTCCCAAGATCAAGGTCACCCTGGTTCCGGGAATCGGCACACAACTGGCGCCGCGCATCGTCGCCGAACGGCGGGCGGAAAAATTTCTTGCCGATGTTTATAACGGCGGCGGCACTTCGCTCTATCAGGTTCTCTATCTTGGCAAGATGCTCGATCCGCTTCGGCCGGCGCTGCTACTGCCCGAGGTTACGGATTCGTCAAAGTGGTGGGAAGGCAAACATAAGTATGTCGATCGCGAAGCCAGCTACATGTTTGTCTACGAAGGCAATGTCTCGTCGGGCGGTTCGCCGGCTTATAATACCCAGCTAATCAATCCGAAAGATTACCGCTCCTATTGGGATTTTCTCAACCCCAAACTCAAAGGTAAGATCGGTTCCATCGACATTCGCAAGCTGCGCGGCGTCGGACCGACGATCCAGTATCTTTACTATCACCCGGAAATCGGCTCGGAATTTATGCGGCGATTTTATCTGGAGATGGATGTCGCCATGAGCGGCGACTTTCGCCAGGCGATGGATTGGCTAGCGGCGGGGAAGGTCGCCGTGCTACTACCGATGCAGAGTTCGGGCACGGCCAAGGCGAAAGCGCAGGGATTGCCGGTGGAGGAATTCGACGCCAATCATTTCAAAGAAGGCGTGAATATTTCGTCCGCCTACGGCCAGGTGGCGTTGATGAACCGAGCGCCGCATCCCAACGCGGCCAAAGTGTTCGTCAACTGGTGGCTGTCGCGCGAAGGCCAGACGACGTTGCAAAAAACCATGAGCACGCCCGGCGATCCCAAGAACTCGCGCCGCATCGATATTTCTAAGGAACATATTCCAACCGCCGAGCGCCGCCGCGATGGCATGAAATACTTCGACATCGACGATCCGGAAACCAAAGATATCAATCCGGCGATCAAATTAATCGACGAGGTTTTTGCCAACAAAAAATAA
- a CDS encoding Gfo/Idh/MocA family oxidoreductase, with protein MSDILRLGMAGLGVASTQIMPAIAKLPFIKITAAADMRADAVAKFREQYKGEGYSSIEDLCASPNVDAVYIATPNSLHAEHAITAAKHRKHIIVEKPMAMTLAECDAMNEAADKHGVKLLCGHTHSFDAPIRKMREIVKSGELGKLCMINTWNYNEFMYRPRMKHELAMTRGVVLNQGPHHVDVVRLIGGGMVRSVRAMTGVWDPARQWEGSYTCYLEFDDGTPATLVYSGYGFFDTAELFDWVGEGGQHRAPETNLNVRKSLRAVRSAEEEEQLKEGMRFGGKREGEYSHVWAGERKQPFFGHTVVSCQKGDIRQTPDGLKIYGETEQREIKLPAGSRGREAEVEELYDAVVKGRPVFHGGRWGAATLEVCLAMLESAKQRKEIMLSHQVASPE; from the coding sequence GTGAGTGACATTCTTCGTCTAGGCATGGCTGGGCTCGGTGTCGCCAGCACGCAGATCATGCCGGCGATCGCCAAGCTCCCTTTCATTAAAATAACCGCGGCGGCGGACATGCGCGCCGACGCGGTGGCGAAGTTTCGCGAGCAATATAAAGGCGAAGGCTACAGCAGCATCGAAGATCTCTGCGCCAGCCCCAACGTCGACGCGGTTTACATCGCCACGCCCAATTCGCTCCACGCCGAGCACGCGATCACCGCGGCGAAACACCGAAAGCATATTATCGTCGAGAAGCCCATGGCGATGACGCTGGCGGAGTGCGACGCCATGAACGAGGCGGCGGACAAGCACGGCGTCAAACTGTTGTGCGGCCACACGCACAGTTTCGATGCGCCGATCCGCAAGATGCGCGAGATCGTCAAGAGCGGCGAGTTGGGCAAGCTGTGCATGATCAATACTTGGAACTACAACGAGTTCATGTACCGGCCGCGCATGAAACATGAACTGGCGATGACCCGCGGCGTGGTGCTCAATCAAGGACCGCACCATGTCGACGTCGTTCGTCTCATCGGCGGCGGCATGGTGCGCAGCGTGCGCGCCATGACCGGCGTCTGGGACCCGGCGCGGCAGTGGGAAGGCAGCTACACTTGTTATTTAGAATTTGACGACGGCACGCCGGCGACGTTGGTCTATAGTGGCTACGGTTTCTTCGACACGGCGGAGTTATTCGACTGGGTCGGCGAGGGTGGGCAGCATCGCGCCCCGGAGACCAATTTGAATGTCAGAAAAAGTTTGCGGGCGGTGCGCAGCGCGGAAGAAGAAGAGCAGTTGAAAGAAGGCATGCGCTTCGGCGGCAAGCGCGAGGGCGAGTACAGCCATGTCTGGGCCGGCGAGCGTAAGCAGCCGTTCTTCGGTCATACAGTGGTGAGTTGCCAGAAGGGCGATATTCGCCAGACGCCGGATGGTTTGAAAATCTATGGCGAGACCGAACAGCGCGAAATTAAACTTCCAGCTGGGAGCCGCGGCCGGGAGGCGGAAGTCGAAGAGTTATACGACGCGGTGGTGAAGGGGCGGCCGGTGTTTCATGGCGGGCGCTGGGGCGCGGCGACGTTGGAAGTTTGCTTGGCGATGTTGGAGTCGGCCAAGCAGCGCAAAGAGATCATGTTGTCGCATCAGGTGGCGAGTCCGGAGTGA